The sequence GCCCTCGCGGGGTCCCGGGGCGGCTTCCTATTGCTTCCACTGCTGGAGCTGCTGCTCCAGCGGGCCGGTCACTGCGGCGCCCTGCTTTCTGGATCTGGCCATGGCCAGGGCTTTTTCCGTGAGTTTCACGGCCTGGGCCTTGTCGCCATGGAGATGGAGCAGGCGCGCCTTCACCGCCAGGTTGGCGGGCTGCTCGTTCAGCTTGATGGAGCGTTCGATCCAGCCCAGCGCCTCGCCCATGTGGATCTCCTGGTCGACGCAGTACAGCGCCGCATCGCTCATGAGCTTCCAATCATTGGGCCGTTCCCGCATGGCCTTGCGCATCTTCGCGGTGACGATCTCATCCACATCCACCTCGACGATCAGGCTCACGCGGAGCTTTTCCCAGTAGAGATCCACGTACGCCGTGGCGCTGCTGGCGGGGTAGATCTCGTAGGTCAGCCACTCCGTGTGGGGCACCGCTTTGGGTTTCACGTCCAGGCGCAGCACATCCTCGCGGGGGTCGTATTCCCAGGCTCCCTGCTGGCGGGCGCGTTTGTTCAGGATCACCGTCCAGCGGTCCTGATAGGGGATGGAGAAAAGCGCGTAGGTGCCGGCCGCCACCTTCTGCCCGTTGACCTGCACCGGGTCGCCGAAGCGGATGGTGGTGGCTGCATTGGCGCCGGTGCGCCAGACCTGCCCGTAGGGCACGAGGCTGCCGAAAATCTGCCGCCCCCTCACCGCGGGCCGGTGGTATTGGACTTCCACCGTGGTGGTGCCGATGGTCTGTGAGACGCTGGCTGAAGGGCTCAGCTGGGGGAAGATCGGAGGCGCCTGGGCCGGGAGCGGCCATGCGCAAGCAACCGCCAGGGAATAATATGCAGCTTTATGCATCATGCGCCTTTGACTCCGGATTTCCATTCGGCGAGTTCCCGCTCTTTGTCCGCGAACCATTCCTTGGGTGGCTGCTTGCCGGGGGGCAGCGCCCGGGCGGTCTGGATGGCCTTCTCCAGCCACGCGGCCGCCTCGGGGAGCTGGCCCTGCCACCGCAGGATCCGGGCCTTGGTCTCCTGGTTCCAGAAACTCGTTCCGGCCTTGAGGCTCTTGTCGATCCAGGCGCTGGCGAGGTCGGCCCGGATCTCATGCCTCTGGCAATAGTCCGCCGCCTGGTGCCAGGGCACCCAGTCGGTGTCCGGCGCGGCGGCCAGCTTGGATTCCAGGTGCTTCCAGTAGATCGCCCTGGTGTCGAAGGCCACCGGGAAGCCCACCCTCACCGCTTCCCAGGACAGCTCGATCCGGGCGCTGGATTCCCCGGTGAGCCGGATCCGGAAGTCCAGCCATTCTTCATAGGGAACGCTCTCCACGCCCACCTCGAACCGCAGGAGGTCATCCTTCGCGTCGTAGGAATAGGAGCCCCACTGCTGGGCCTTGCGGCTCAGGACCAGAGTCCAGCGGCCAGGTCCGGGGATGGCGAACAAGGCGTAGGTGCCTGCCGGGACCTCCTTGCCGGCCACCTTGCAGGGGTCGCTGAAGGTGATGGTCGTCGCCGCGTTGGCGCCAGCCCGCCAGACCTGGCCGAAGGGCACCAGGCCGCCCCAGATGACCCGGCCCTTCACCGCGGGCCGGTTGAAGGTCAGCTTCACGGAACTGATGCCGATGTCCTGCGACAGGGTGGTTGCGGGGCTGGTTCGGAGGGGCGTGAGGCGCACCGGTTCGGCGGGCTTCGCCGCGGGTTGGGCGGCTGGGGCCGGGGCCTGGGCCGAGAGCATGGCCGGGGCAAGGAGGAGGGAGATGGGAAGGCGCATGGAAGCTCCAGGCTTTGTTTGGAGTTTAGGGCGTGTTTCAACTCGAGGCGCGGCCGCTTTCAGAATCCATTGGCTCAGTACCCCCGCCCGCGGTCCACCACGTTCAGGACGGGCCGGCCCTCGGCGAAGCGGTGCAGGCTGTCGAGAATGTCCGGGATCAGATCCTTCGGCGTGGAGGGACCGCTGTGGTGGGGGGTGACGGTGACCTTCGGGTGGCGCCACAAGGGAGAGCTGGAGGGCAGGGGTTCTTCCAGGAACACATCCAACACCGCCCGGCCCAGGTTGCCTGAATCGAGGGCTGCGAGCAGGTCTTCCTCCCTCACCAGATCGCCGCGGCCGACGTTGATGAGGGTCAGGTTGGAATTCCCGTGGCTCAGGAAGCGCGCATCCACCAGGCCGCGGGTCTCGGGGGTGGAAGGGGCCGCGAGCACCAGGCAGCGGGCCGCGGGCAGCAGTTCCGGCAATCCATCCGGGGTCCGCAACGGGAATTCGCCATCCTCCCGGGCGTTCCGCACCAGGCCGGTGACATCCATTCCCAGCTCTCGCAGGGCCCGGCCGATCTGTCTCCCGATGCGGCCGAAACCCAGCACCAGCGCGCTCTTGCCGCCGAGGTCCTCGGGGATGAGCTTGGGATTCCAGTGGACCTCCGCCTGCGCGCGGGCGCATCCCTCCAGCCGCTGCGCCTCGCTGAGCAGGTGCCCGCAGACGTAGCGCGCCATCCAGAACCCGAAGTGGCCGTCAGCCCGGGAGATGGGAATCTGAACGGGCAGTTCGGGGTGGGCTACCAGGTGGTCCATCCCCGCGCCGCTGTTCTGCACCCAGGCGAGCCTGGGCATCCCGGCGGCCAGGCCGGCCGGAAGCTGCCAGCAAAAAAGCGCTTCGGCTTCCGCCAGCCAGGCCGGGTCGATGGAGGCCCAGTCCCGTGGATGGGCGCCCCGGATGTCGAGGCGGGGCTCGGCCTCCTTCAATGTCGGAACCCATTCCGCAAAACGATGGTGGATGACTGCGAGCTTGCGCCCAGGATTGCCCATGGATCCAAGATTCCCGAATTAGCGGCTGGGGGGAAGATTCGATTTTTTGTTACAGATCACATCGGATTCCTGGAATGCTATTTAACGATGGGCCGATGCCCAAGGAGGATTCATGAAGAAGCTCGTACTCACCGCCCTGGTCGCTGCCTTCGCCGTGTCTGGTTTCGCCGGTGACACCAAGAAGTGCGATCCCGCGAATTGCAAAGACAAGGCCTGCACCGAGAAGGCTGACAAGAAGGCCTGCAAGGAAGCTTGCAAGGATGCCTGCAAGGACAAGAAAGCCTGCGAAAAGAAGCCCGAAGCCGCCAAGGCTCCGAAGGCCTGATTTCCGACAACAGGTCCAACCCGCATGGCTGAATCCTCGGCCATGCGGTTTTTTTTTAGGCCGAGGCAGGCTCTAGGCTTTCCCTCGCGTGGTAGCTGCTCCGCACCAGCGGGCCGCTTTCCACACGCTGGAAGCCCATTTCCAGGCCCTTCCGGCGGTACATGTCGAATTCCTCAGGGTCCACATAGCGGTGGAGCGGCAGGTGCGACCGGGTCGGCGGCAAATACTGGCCCAGGGTGGCGATGTCCACGCTGGCGGCGCGCCAATCCTTCATCAGCTCCAGCACCTGTCCGGGGGTCTCGCCAAGGCCCACCATGATGCCGCTCTTGGTGCGCAGGCCGGGATGCGATGAGTCCCGGCGCGAAGCCGCCCGGCGCAGGACCGTCATGGATTGCTCGTAGTCCGCGTCTGGACGCACGCGTTTGTAGAGATGAGGCACCGTTTCCACGTTGTGGTTGAGCACTTCAGGGCGGGCCGCCAACACGGCATCCAGCGCCTGGCCGTCGCCGCGGAAATCGGGGATCAGGACTTCCACGCCGCAACCCTTGTTCAAAGAATGAATCCAGCGAATGGTATCCGCGATGTGCGCTGCGCCCCCATCCGGCAGATCATCGCGGTTCACCGATGTCACCACCGCGAACACAAGGTTGAGCGAGGCCACGGCTTCGGCCACCCGCTGGGGTTCCTCGGGGTCCAGACCACCGGGCTTGCCTTTGCCCACGCTGCAAAATCCGCAATGCCGCGTGCAGATGTCTCCCATCAGCATGAAGGTGGCCGTGCGATGCACCCCCCAGCATTCGTGCAGATTGGGGCACCGGGCCTCCTCGCAGACGGTGACAAGCTGCTTTCCGCGCATCAGGGCGGCGACCTCGTCCACGACTTCGGGGGCCGGGATGCGGATCTTCAACCAATCGGGGCGCTTGCCGGGGAGGACAGGGGGGCGGGCCATTCAATGATTCTCCAGGGAGTTGTTGCAATACGCAACGAGGTGGGGTCCGCGAAGGAGGCATCCCGAGGCCAGGCGCTTGGCCGAATCCGAATCCATGCCGCCAGATATCATGGGAATGAATGGTTTTGTGAACTGTGACGAAATACCGGCTGCTTGGCCCTTCTCTTGCCACTTCCCAGGGTGTAGAAATTTAGAAGGCCACAAGCTCAACCGGCAACCACCCCCTTGCCTATTCAGGCAGGCTTTTCTAGAGGTACTCATGCGCCGCACTCAACTCGCCCTTCTCGCCGCCGCCGCGATTCTCGCCGTGGCCGGCCCCGCCGATGCCAAGCTTCCCTATGTGAAGAAGGCCAAGGATCTCGGCTTCACCTACATCCAGAACTGCGCGTCCTGCCACGTCGACAAGATGCCGAAGAAGGAAGCGAAGGGCGAACCCTTCGGCGAAGTCGGCAAATGGCTGATGGCCCAGAAGGCCAAGAACAAGGCCGCCGAAGTGGATGTGGCTTGGCTGAAGGACTACAAAGCCAAGTGACCGTCCGCTTCCGTCATGAAGCACTGATGGCTTGAATGGCGGATTGAAAGACCGGACCCGGCAGATTCCGATGAAGGAATCCGCCGGGTCCGCTTTTTTGTTCCCAGGCTGCCGGTTGGGGGCCCTAGTTGCTGAGCTTGGCGTCCTCGACGATCACGGCGTAGGTGTATCCCGATCCGAAATCCTTGTTGACCCTCACGATGCCCTTCACCAGGACCACATCGCCGACTTTGGCCGTGCCCTGGGTGGTGATGGTGAGGTCATTGTCGCCTTTGCCGGCATTGCCGCTTCCATCGCGGAGATGGATCCAGTTCTTGCTCATGACCTGGGAGGTGAACTTCACGACCTTGCCGCGGACGGACACCGGCTTTTCCTTCAACTCCGTTTTTTGAGCATGGATCTCGGCGACGGTCCGCGCATCCGGGCCCGTTGCCTTGTCCACCTTCACATCCGGAACGCCGTCGGGCCCCTTGGCCGCCGCAGCGTGCTGCATGGCTGGATTGGCAGAGGCCGCAGGAGCCTCCAGGGTGCCGAAGAACACCACATCGAATTTCCGCTTCAGCGTCTTCGATTCGAAGTTGTCCATCTGCATGGGATTGAAGACGGTGACCTCAGCGCCCTTCGCGAGCTTGGTCTCCGGCACCGCCGCCCAGACTTCACCTTTGGCGCTCTGGATTTTGAGGTAGCTGTAAGGCGAAGCATCGATCCGTTCGAGGAGCTTGCCCGTCAGGTTGTTGGCCGGGGCCGGGGCCATGGCCGGGGCGGCGGCAGCTTTGGCTGCCTCAGCCTGGGCCGCGGTCGGCGGATTGTTTCTTTGGCATCCCGCTAGCGCCGCAAGGGCGAGGAGAAGAGCTGGAAATGGGCGCATCGGCGAAACTCCATGAGAAATGGATTGTTGCGGGCTGGACTCCCCGCTCTTCCCAGAATAAACCATTCCGGCCCCCGGACTCCTGAGATGGGCATCACATGCCTTTTTGTTCCCGTCCCGGGGATTGGATGCCGCTGCGCTACAATCGTCCCATGCCTGAACTGCCTGCCCCTGAGCCCCTGCTTGAGCCCCTGCAAGCCCCGGCTGCCCCCTCGCGGATCTTTGAACCCCCGAAAGGTTTCGAGACCAAATTCAGGGATCTGCCCCTGCACTTGTCGGCCTTCGAGGGCCCCCTGGACCTGCTGCTGCACCTGATCCGGGAGCAGAAGCTGGACATCGTGAATCTACCCATGGCGGACGTCACGCGGCAATACATGGACTACCTCCTGCTCATGGAGGAATTGAACATCGAGATCGCTTCGGAATTTGTGGCCATGGCGGCCCAGTTGCTCCAGATCAAGTCGAGGCTGATGCTGCCCCGCGCTCCCCAGGGATTGGGGGAACCGGATCCCCGCGAGGACCTCATCCAAAGGCTGCTGGATTATCAACAGGTCAAGGAAGCCGCAAGGGAACTCTCCGCCCGGGAATCCGCCTGGCAGTCCGTGGTCTACACCAAAGGGCTGGATATCCAGGAGCATGCCCGCACCGAGGAGGAGCCGATCCGCGCGACGCTGTTCGACCTCCTTTCCGCCTATCGGGATGCTCTGAAACGCCTGCTGCCGCCGCCTCCGGTGGAATTCCGCACACCGCCCAAGAGCATCGAACAGCGCATCCAGGAAGTCCTCGCGCAGCTTGCGGACCACGGCTGGAAGCCTTTCGCAGGCCTGCTGGCCGACGCGCTGACCCGCGAAGAACTGGTGCTGACCTTCCTGGCCCTGCTGGAATTGGTGCGCACGGGGCGGATCAACCTGGTCCAGGTCGAGGCCTTCGGCGAGATCCGCGTGCAAGCGGCCTAGAGGAGCGGTATGGAACCCATGGATCCCGGTCTCGTGGAGGAATTGCGCAAGCATGTGGCCATGGCCCGTGTGATCGGCTTCTCCCTCTGCTTCCTGGCGCCGGCCATCTACCTGCTGCTGCTGGTCCAAATGGCGTTCCATGGGAATCCCCGGCCGCTGGTGGCCGGGTTCCATTCGGTGCCCTGGGGCGATCTTCGGATCATCGTCCTGTCCATGGCCGGCCTGGCCCTCCTGGCTGCGGGCCCCTACCTGGTCCATCGGTTCTGGGCCCGGGCGAACGCGGCTGAGACAGCTGAAGGAGTCTTCGCGAATCTCCGCGCCGGCCATATCCTCCATTGCGCAATGCTCGAATCGGTCGCGATTTTCGGCCTGGTATTGGGCTTCACGGTGGGCACCGGGGCGGGTCCCGTCTGCCTGGTCATGTCGCTGGTTCCGCCGGTGGGCTACCTGTTGTTCGTGCCGGGGGCGCGGCCGCGGCTGCGCCTGCTCTCGCTCCGGGCCGCGGGGCTTCCCGGAGGGCGCCTCGCTGGCCCGACGGACCTCCATCAGGGAGATGGCCGTGGCGCGCCTTGAAGATGCGGACCTAGACGCCCTGCATCGCGCTTATCGCTGGGCCTACCTGGCCGGATTGACGCTTTGTGTTTTCTGGCCCTTGATGCTGCAACTGGCGTTCACCGAATTCATCGCGCCAGGGCAGAACCCGCCTGATGGAGTCGTCAAGCAATTGGGCTACACCTTCACCGGCCTGGTGCTGCTCTGCGCGGCCTTCGTGACCTGGCGGTCAGGCAAGGTCCGGGCTGGCTTCTGCGCCTTAGCCGCCGCAGCCAGGCCCAGGGCGATGGCCCGGGAAATCCTGCTCTATTCGGCGCTCTTCGAGGTGAGCTGCTTTTTCGGTTTGGCCTATTGGGCCCTGGCGGGGCATGAAGGCGTGCGCTTCGCCCGCAGCTTCATCGTGCTCACCAGCATCATGTTCTTCTGCTTCGTGCCGCGTTTCGACGCATGGCGCCGCGCCGCCGAAGGCGAGGCCTGAACGATCCGCTTATTCGGGCGGCATGGCCAAGTTGTTTTGTCGCGTGGGCCGACTCAAGGTTATGCTTGGTGACTCTTACTGCTCCCATGGCCCAAAAACCCCCAAAAGACCAACGCGCCAAGCCCGTCGAGGCTGACCGCACTGTGCGCCTGCCCCGGAAAGGCCTGGGACTCGAGAAGGATGAACCCACCCAGGCGCTTCAAATGGGCGCGCCCGCGGCCGATTCCACGCTGCGGTTGAAGCGGGACGAGATGTCGTTGGAAGAGCCCACTGTGGCGCTGAAGGCCGGTGTGCCCGCCGCCGACTCGACCCTGCGGTTGAAGCGGGATGAGATGTCGCTGGAAGAGCCCACCGTGGCGCTGAAGGCCGGTGCGCCCGCCGCGGACTCGACCCTGCGGTTGAAACGGGATGAGATGTCGCTGGAAGAGCCCACCGTGGCGCTGAAGGCCGGCGTGCCCGCCGCGGACTCGACCCTGCGGCTGAACCGGGACGAGATGTCCCTGGAAGAGCCCACCCAGGCGCTGGAGCGGCCTGCGCTGCGGACCGCGATGGAAGTGATCGACGAGGCGACCAAGGTCGAAACGCGCCAGGCGAAGCCTTCGGTGATGCTGCCGGATGCCACGGATATCCCGTCCTGGGAAGAATCCACCCAGTTCTTCACGCCACCTGCCGGTGGCCACGCGGACTCGACGCTCCACCTGCCTCGTCCGCTGGAGCCCCCCCCGGCCGCGGTGGATCCCAGCGATTCCATGGATGAGACCTTCCCGAACGCTCCCGCGGCGCCCAAGGGCCAATCATCGCCACCCGCGCCCATGGAAGCGGCCAACCTGATGCAGGTAGTGGAAGGCCCGGACCTGGAAGAAGACACCCTGGTCCTGCCCGACCTGCACGAGCTGGATGAACTCCAGAACGCCATGAAATCCACCACGATGATGCCCGTGATGGAAGCGCCCGCGGCTCCGGAACCGCCCGAGCCCATGGAAGCCACCACCATCCTGCATGTGGAGCCAGCCGCCGAACCCGCGCCAATGGCGAAGACCATGGTGATGCCCGTGATGGAAGCGCCCCCAGCGCCGGAGCAACCCGAGCCCATGGAAGCCACCACCATCCTGCATGTGGAGCCAGCCGCCGAACCCGCGCCAATGGCGAAGACCATGGTGATGCCCGTGATGGAAGCGCCCTCGGCGCCGGAACAACCCGAGCCCATGGAAGCCACCACCATCCTGCATGTGGAGCCAGCCGCCGAACCCGCGCCCGCGCCCATGGCGAAGACCATGGTGATGCCCGTGATGGAAGTGCCGCCAGCGCCGGAACCGCCCGAGCCCATGGAAGCCACCACCATCCTGCACGCGGAGCCAGCCGCCGAACCCGCGCCCGCGCCCATGGCGAAGACCATGGTGATGCCCGTGATGGAAGCGCCCCCGGCGCCGGAACAACCCGAGCCCATGGAAGCCACCACCATCCTGCACGCGGAGCCTGCCGCTGAACCCGCGCCTGCGCCCAGGGCGAAGACCATGGTGATGCCGATGGTAGAACCGCCATCGGCTCAAGAAAAACCCGGGCCCATGGAAGCAACGACCATCATGCCCGTTTCCGCCGAGGATCCATCGGCCTACCTGACCCGTCAGGGCCAGTCCCCTTGGCCCCCATCTTCCAAACCGGTGGAGCAATCCCCGGCTTCCACCCAATTGATGTCCGAGTCTCTGCTTTCCATGGCCAAGGAGGCCACCAGCCGCGACCTTGATTCGGCCCTGGCCCCGGTGCCCCCGGAGGTCACGGCGATGGAAGATGATTCGCCGCTGGCCAGAGCCTCGGAACCGCCCGCTGCGCACCCCCCGGCGCGCCCCTTCGGCCACGCGCAGGACCGGACCGTTGACACCTCCTCGGGCATGGCGATGACCCCCTCCACGGTGCTCATGCCCGTTCAGCCCCCGCTGGAGCCCACGGCGCCCATCCAGCGCCCGGCACCCGCGCCCACGCCCATGCCATCAATAGCAGCCGAAAAGCCAAGGCCGCAGGCATCGCAGCCGATGCCATCCGGGCCCGCGAAACCCAGGCCTGGCGAACCTGTGGCGGCCGTCGTTCCGCCGTCGGTTCCGGGCTATCCCGACCGCCATGTGCCGGCCCCGCCCCCTCCCCCCAGGCCTCAGCCCAAACCCGCGGCCAGTCCTGTCAAGGCGCTCAGCCCGGCTCCCCTTCCGATGGCGGCGCAGGCCAAGGCCGCCGGAAGCTCCTCCAAGCTCTGGATTCCGATCGCCATGGGTTTTTTACTTTTGGTCATCGGCGGAATCTATTTCGCTTTTTTCAGGACTTCCCTGAAAACAAACCTGCCGCTGGTGGCCTTGCCCAACCAGGGCAGCGAACCCAGCCTGCCGGTCCCGGCGGATATGCAAGGCACCCTCGCCCAGGCCAAAGGCGGCGACAGCAAGGCCATGCACATGCTCGGGGTGAGCTTCTACTACGGCCTCAACGTGCCCCAGAACAAGGCCGAGGGCCTGCGTTGGATGCGCAAATCCGCCGAGGCGGGCAATGAAAAGGCCAAGAGCGATCTCCGCCAGATGGAGTCCGAGGGCCGCTGATCAGGTCGGCTAGGCCTCGGGCGCGGAGTCGCGCCAGGCCAGCACCTTCGCCACCGCCGCAGGGCCGATGGCCGCGCGGAGATCAGCCTCCGGGACGGTTCGCACAGCCCCAACGCTTCCGAAGGATTGAAGCAGTTTTTT comes from Holophagaceae bacterium and encodes:
- a CDS encoding DUF2911 domain-containing protein, producing the protein MMHKAAYYSLAVACAWPLPAQAPPIFPQLSPSASVSQTIGTTTVEVQYHRPAVRGRQIFGSLVPYGQVWRTGANAATTIRFGDPVQVNGQKVAAGTYALFSIPYQDRWTVILNKRARQQGAWEYDPREDVLRLDVKPKAVPHTEWLTYEIYPASSATAYVDLYWEKLRVSLIVEVDVDEIVTAKMRKAMRERPNDWKLMSDAALYCVDQEIHMGEALGWIERSIKLNEQPANLAVKARLLHLHGDKAQAVKLTEKALAMARSRKQGAAVTGPLEQQLQQWKQ
- a CDS encoding DUF2911 domain-containing protein; protein product: MRLPISLLLAPAMLSAQAPAPAAQPAAKPAEPVRLTPLRTSPATTLSQDIGISSVKLTFNRPAVKGRVIWGGLVPFGQVWRAGANAATTITFSDPCKVAGKEVPAGTYALFAIPGPGRWTLVLSRKAQQWGSYSYDAKDDLLRFEVGVESVPYEEWLDFRIRLTGESSARIELSWEAVRVGFPVAFDTRAIYWKHLESKLAAAPDTDWVPWHQAADYCQRHEIRADLASAWIDKSLKAGTSFWNQETKARILRWQGQLPEAAAWLEKAIQTARALPPGKQPPKEWFADKERELAEWKSGVKGA
- a CDS encoding D-2-hydroxyacid dehydrogenase, translated to MGNPGRKLAVIHHRFAEWVPTLKEAEPRLDIRGAHPRDWASIDPAWLAEAEALFCWQLPAGLAAGMPRLAWVQNSGAGMDHLVAHPELPVQIPISRADGHFGFWMARYVCGHLLSEAQRLEGCARAQAEVHWNPKLIPEDLGGKSALVLGFGRIGRQIGRALRELGMDVTGLVRNAREDGEFPLRTPDGLPELLPAARCLVLAAPSTPETRGLVDARFLSHGNSNLTLINVGRGDLVREEDLLAALDSGNLGRAVLDVFLEEPLPSSSPLWRHPKVTVTPHHSGPSTPKDLIPDILDSLHRFAEGRPVLNVVDRGRGY
- the lipA gene encoding lipoyl synthase: MARPPVLPGKRPDWLKIRIPAPEVVDEVAALMRGKQLVTVCEEARCPNLHECWGVHRTATFMLMGDICTRHCGFCSVGKGKPGGLDPEEPQRVAEAVASLNLVFAVVTSVNRDDLPDGGAAHIADTIRWIHSLNKGCGVEVLIPDFRGDGQALDAVLAARPEVLNHNVETVPHLYKRVRPDADYEQSMTVLRRAASRRDSSHPGLRTKSGIMVGLGETPGQVLELMKDWRAASVDIATLGQYLPPTRSHLPLHRYVDPEEFDMYRRKGLEMGFQRVESGPLVRSSYHARESLEPASA
- a CDS encoding nucleotide-binding protein, translating into MRPFPALLLALAALAGCQRNNPPTAAQAEAAKAAAAPAMAPAPANNLTGKLLERIDASPYSYLKIQSAKGEVWAAVPETKLAKGAEVTVFNPMQMDNFESKTLKRKFDVVFFGTLEAPAASANPAMQHAAAAKGPDGVPDVKVDKATGPDARTVAEIHAQKTELKEKPVSVRGKVVKFTSQVMSKNWIHLRDGSGNAGKGDNDLTITTQGTAKVGDVVLVKGIVRVNKDFGSGYTYAVIVEDAKLSN
- a CDS encoding segregation/condensation protein A → MPLRYNRPMPELPAPEPLLEPLQAPAAPSRIFEPPKGFETKFRDLPLHLSAFEGPLDLLLHLIREQKLDIVNLPMADVTRQYMDYLLLMEELNIEIASEFVAMAAQLLQIKSRLMLPRAPQGLGEPDPREDLIQRLLDYQQVKEAARELSARESAWQSVVYTKGLDIQEHARTEEEPIRATLFDLLSAYRDALKRLLPPPPVEFRTPPKSIEQRIQEVLAQLADHGWKPFAGLLADALTREELVLTFLALLELVRTGRINLVQVEAFGEIRVQAA
- a CDS encoding SEL1-like repeat protein encodes the protein MAQKPPKDQRAKPVEADRTVRLPRKGLGLEKDEPTQALQMGAPAADSTLRLKRDEMSLEEPTVALKAGVPAADSTLRLKRDEMSLEEPTVALKAGAPAADSTLRLKRDEMSLEEPTVALKAGVPAADSTLRLNRDEMSLEEPTQALERPALRTAMEVIDEATKVETRQAKPSVMLPDATDIPSWEESTQFFTPPAGGHADSTLHLPRPLEPPPAAVDPSDSMDETFPNAPAAPKGQSSPPAPMEAANLMQVVEGPDLEEDTLVLPDLHELDELQNAMKSTTMMPVMEAPAAPEPPEPMEATTILHVEPAAEPAPMAKTMVMPVMEAPPAPEQPEPMEATTILHVEPAAEPAPMAKTMVMPVMEAPSAPEQPEPMEATTILHVEPAAEPAPAPMAKTMVMPVMEVPPAPEPPEPMEATTILHAEPAAEPAPAPMAKTMVMPVMEAPPAPEQPEPMEATTILHAEPAAEPAPAPRAKTMVMPMVEPPSAQEKPGPMEATTIMPVSAEDPSAYLTRQGQSPWPPSSKPVEQSPASTQLMSESLLSMAKEATSRDLDSALAPVPPEVTAMEDDSPLARASEPPAAHPPARPFGHAQDRTVDTSSGMAMTPSTVLMPVQPPLEPTAPIQRPAPAPTPMPSIAAEKPRPQASQPMPSGPAKPRPGEPVAAVVPPSVPGYPDRHVPAPPPPPRPQPKPAASPVKALSPAPLPMAAQAKAAGSSSKLWIPIAMGFLLLVIGGIYFAFFRTSLKTNLPLVALPNQGSEPSLPVPADMQGTLAQAKGGDSKAMHMLGVSFYYGLNVPQNKAEGLRWMRKSAEAGNEKAKSDLRQMESEGR